The Molothrus aeneus isolate 106 chromosome 30, BPBGC_Maene_1.0, whole genome shotgun sequence genome contains a region encoding:
- the ASIC1 gene encoding acid-sensing ion channel 1 isoform X1: protein MPLQIFCTISFSSEEAPEDAAATEKEEDEADEFLYGQEEDEEDEEDAGATTDFVAFASSCTLHGLSHIFVEGSLGARQALWALAFLLSLSIFLYQVADRIAYYLEYHHVTLLSEEDSPEMTFPAVTFCNINRVRLSQLSHEDLLYLAPLVDYEPGMELGFTPAPPGPWEEDEPLNLYGFFNRTCHQLEDMLLSCSYRGQRCGPGDFAPVFTRYGKCYTFNAGQDGKPRLITMKGGTGNGLEIMLDIQQDEYLPVWGETDETSFEAGIKVQIHSQDEPPLIDQLGFGVAPGFQTFVSCQEQRLIYLPPPWGDCKAVAGDSEFYDTYSITACRIDCETRYLVENCNCRMVHMPGDAPYCTPEQYKECADPALDFLVEKDNEYCICEMPCNMTRYGKELSMVKIPSKASAKYLAKKYNKSEQYIGENILVLDIFFEALNYETIEQKKAYEVAGLLGDIGGQMGLFIGASILTVLELFDYAYEVIKHRLCRRGKCRKNHKRNNTDKGVALSMDDVKRHNPCESIRGHPAGMTYAANILPHHPARGTFEDFTC, encoded by the exons ATGCCTCTCCAGATATTCTGCACCATCTCCTTCTCCAGTGAGGAAGCGCCAGAAGATGCTGCAGCCACTGAGAAGGAAGAAGATGAAGCAGATGAGTTCCTGTatgggcaggaggaggatgaagaggacGAGGAGGACGCAGGGGCAACCACAGACTTCGTGGCctttgccagcagctgcacccTGCACGGGCTGAGCCATATCTTCGTGGAAGGCAGCCTGGGCGCCCGGCAGGCGCTGTGGGCGCTggccttcctcctctccctctccatcTTCCTCTACCAGGTGGCTGACCGCATCGCCTACTACCTGGAGTACCACCACGTCACGCTGCTCAGCGAGGAGGACAGCCCCGAGATGACCTTCCCCGCCGTCACCTTCTGCAACATCAACCGTGTGCGGCTCTCGCAGCTCAGCCACGAGGACCTGCTCTACCTGGCCCCTCTGGTGGACTACGagcctgggatggagctgggcttcaccccggccccgccgggacCCTGGGAGGAGGACGAGCCCCTAAATTTGTACGGGTTTTTTAACCGCACTTGCCACCAGCTGGAGGAcatgctgctgagctgcagctacCGCGGCCAGCGCTGCGGCCCCGGGGACTTTGCGCCG GTCTTCACCCGCTATGGGAAGTGCTACACCTTCAATGCAGGCCAGGACGGGAAGCCTCGGCTCATCACCATGAAGGGGGGCACTGGCAACGGCCTGGAGATCATGTTGGACATCCAGCAGGACGAGTACCTGCCAGTGTGGGGGGAAACAG ACGAGACCTCGTTCGAAGCCGGGATCAAGGTGCAGATCCACAGCCAGGACGAGCCCCCTCTGATTGACCAGCTGGGCTTCGGGGTGGCTCCCGGCTTCCAGACCTTTgtgtcctgccaggagcagcgg ctcatcTACCTGCCGCCTCCCTGGGGCGACTGCAAGGCCGTGGCGGGCGACTCGGAGTTCTACGACACCTACAGCATCACGGCGTGCCGCATCGACTGCGAGACCCGCTACCTGGTGGAGAACTGCAACTGCCGCATGGTGCACATGCCAG GCGATGCCCCTTACTGCACCCCGGAGCAGTACAAGGAGTGCGCGGATCCGGCCTTAG ATTTCCTGGTGGAGAAGGACAATGAGTACTGCATCTGTGAGATGCCCTGCAACATGACCCGCTACGGCAAAGAGCTCTCCATGGTCAAGATCCCCAGCAAGGCCTCGGCCAAGTACCTGGCCAAGAAGTACAACAAGTCAGAGCAGTACATCGG GGAGAACATCCTGGTGCTGGATATCTTCTTTGAAGCCCTCAACTATGAGACGATTGAGCAGAAGAAGGCGTACGAGGTGGCGGGTTTGCTGG gtGACATTGGAGGGCAGATGGGGCTGTTCATTGGGGCCAGCATCCTCACAGTGCTGGAGCTGTTTGACTACGCCTATGAG GTGATAAAGCACCGGCTGTGCCGGCGGGGCAAGTGCCGCAAGAACCACAAGAGGAACAACACAGACAAGGGCGTTGCGCTGAGCATGGACGACGTGAAGCGCCAC AATCCCTGTGAAAGCATACGGGGGCACCCAGCAGGCATGACGTACGCAGCCAAC